TACGTCTCTGCATGTGTTCTTTTGGTGCTTTATTCTATATTTGACTGAATGCAGATGGAGGGAAGTCAGGTTAAGGGAGAACAGCGGACGGGTTCTTCTCagaagaagaaaatatttgttGCAGGTGCCACTGGGAGCACCGGTAAAAGGATTGTGGAACAGCTTTTAGCTAAGGGATTTTCTGTCAAGGCTGGTGTCCGTGATGTTGAGAAAGCGAAATCAACTTTACCCGGAAACAACACCGATCTTCAAATCGTTAGTGTTAGAGCTCTTGCATTTAAGTTTCCGTTTTTGGATGTTTATAATTTGATTGCGGAATTGGGCTTTTGTTGATTTGGTATTAATATAGTCTTGAACATTCTGTGCGGACCAGCCGAGAGAGCCACAATCTCCTTTATAACCGAAGACAAAAAATCAAGTTTTATTCGTACATTAGCAATTGGTTGCAATGTTAAAAGCCTCATGTATTACGTAAAATTTCTGTCTGAATTGCATCTTTTGCCATTTATTTAACTATAATGCTGTAAATTTTGGTGAATCTGTTGGCTCCGATTATATGCACCTGTATTTTCAGGTGAAAGCAGATGTGACCGAGGGTTCAACTAAGTTAGCTGAGGCTATTAGCGATGATTCTGAAGCAGTAATATGTGCCACTGGTTTTCGACCTTCATGGGATTTAACGGCTCCATGGAAGGTGAGTGAATTTCTTCGGTTTTTGTGTTCTTGGTTCTGTTACACTTTGGATGCATACTCTTCATGGACTTGTGCAATCTTCTTGTGTAGGTGGATAACTTTGGGACAGTAAACCTAGTTGAAGCTTGCCAGAAACGTGGTGTATCTGGTCGAAGCATGAAATCCCCAACAGTGTAGTACTTACTTGTCACCTTAGACACAGAGCCACCATCTTTTGTTACCTCAAAGTTGACTTCATATGTAATCTTTTCAAGTTTATCTGTCAACGCCTCTCCTTCAATCAACGTGTACTTGTACACAAGGGACTCTTCATCAAGCTCATCTACGCGATATTTCAAAGATTTGAAGTTTCCACCATAAGCAAAATTAATCTGCTAGATGCTTCCGGCACCTCCATCACCTTCAGTAATCTGAATGCTGCTGATGGCTTGTGGCATCAGCTTCGGTATCAAGTTGTGTGAGTCCACAATTGAGGCCTTGAAGACTTTTGAAGGATGGATTGGAGAAATGTGCACGTCAGTGAATGTGGTAATAGCCATGTTCTTTGGTGCTTTTT
This genomic stretch from Primulina eburnea isolate SZY01 unplaced genomic scaffold, ASM2296580v1 ctg3_ERROPOS2889059, whole genome shotgun sequence harbors:
- the LOC140821072 gene encoding uncharacterized protein At2g34460, chloroplastic-like isoform X1 — encoded protein: MQMEGSQVKGEQRTGSSQKKKIFVAGATGSTGKRIVEQLLAKGFSVKAGVRDVEKAKSTLPGNNTDLQIVKADVTEGSTKLAEAISDDSEAVICATGFRPSWDLTAPWKVDNFGTVNLVEACQKRGVSGRSMKSPTV
- the LOC140821072 gene encoding uncharacterized protein At2g34460, chloroplastic-like isoform X2; this encodes MEGSQVKGEQRTGSSQKKKIFVAGATGSTGKRIVEQLLAKGFSVKAGVRDVEKAKSTLPGNNTDLQIVKADVTEGSTKLAEAISDDSEAVICATGFRPSWDLTAPWKVDNFGTVNLVEACQKRGVSGRSMKSPTV